A region from the Sphingopyxis lindanitolerans genome encodes:
- a CDS encoding 16S rRNA (uracil(1498)-N(3))-methyltransferase, translated as MPATPAWPPASTPRLFVDVPLGPDAAPVIEGAAAHYLLNVMRLRPGDPLLLFDNRSGEWLGTVADAGKRALTVRIERQTRERETVPDLWLCFAPVKKARLDWIIEKATELGIARLQPVITERTIVERVKRERLEAQIVEACEQCGRTALPTLAEPVKLPHLLKDWPEERALLFADEAGGTTLAGLDTPAPAAILTGPEGGFTPRERAALLAVPAVRRLALGPRILRAETAAIAATALWMATHGDWNGGDPTR; from the coding sequence CAGCACGCCCCGCCTGTTCGTCGATGTTCCGCTCGGACCCGACGCCGCCCCGGTCATCGAGGGGGCGGCGGCGCATTATCTGCTCAACGTCATGCGGCTGCGCCCCGGCGACCCGCTGCTGCTGTTCGACAATCGCAGCGGCGAGTGGCTCGGCACCGTCGCCGACGCGGGCAAGCGGGCGCTGACCGTGCGGATCGAACGCCAGACGCGCGAGCGCGAGACGGTTCCCGACCTCTGGCTCTGCTTCGCGCCGGTCAAGAAGGCGCGGCTCGACTGGATCATCGAGAAAGCGACCGAACTCGGCATCGCCCGTCTCCAGCCGGTGATCACCGAGCGGACGATCGTCGAGCGCGTGAAGCGCGAGCGACTCGAAGCGCAGATCGTCGAGGCGTGCGAGCAATGCGGCCGCACCGCGCTGCCCACGCTGGCCGAGCCGGTGAAGCTGCCGCACTTGCTGAAGGACTGGCCCGAAGAGCGCGCGCTGCTGTTCGCCGACGAGGCCGGCGGCACGACGCTCGCCGGGCTCGACACCCCCGCCCCCGCCGCGATCCTCACCGGCCCCGAAGGCGGCTTCACGCCCCGCGAGCGCGCGGCGCTACTCGCCGTTCCCGCGGTGCGCCGCCTTGCGCTCGGCCCGCGCATCCTGCGCGCCGAAACCGCCGCGATCGCCGCCACCGCTTTATGGATGGCGACGCACGGCGACTGGAACGGCGGCGACCCGACCCGTTGA
- a CDS encoding methyltransferase family protein: MSDIVPPAGAQPVEAPDSASATRPRSAVSAGVGWVGLIGLFTYLLVARHAPAIAGWLGIDWGQRGPMNGPNSAIASVLACGVPMVLWSVFVDKVHRNPTTGIDWSRRRPWRETVDISLTKLTGLWATWALIAGFYLTMRYYWEGRYAFSMDLLERAAPWLLLASIPYMLWLDRRSVEPRDGCYAFGRWLIAPGNRNGGEPVDGRAIAHHFRAWAVKGFFTAFMLSIVPGNFAALVSVPMRDVLANPYMTGLWALNLLYLVDVHIATVGYILTMKPLDSHIRTANPYFMSWIAALVCYPPFILMSGGPLDYQVNGADWGYWLSGHDNLMMLWGALLFGLVAVYAWATMAFGIRFSNLTHRGVITHGPYRLTRHPAYVSKNLSWWVGSLPFLVTAGGWTESLRNTLLLAAVSGIYYWRAKTEEKHLLADPAYVAYWSWAQRHAPVPRLFAKLSGRDRPLIRLEPDPRVGPVA, encoded by the coding sequence ATGTCCGATATCGTGCCGCCCGCAGGGGCGCAGCCCGTTGAAGCCCCCGATTCCGCGTCCGCGACGCGGCCGCGCTCGGCGGTCAGCGCGGGGGTGGGGTGGGTCGGCCTGATCGGCCTTTTCACCTATTTGCTCGTCGCGCGCCACGCGCCCGCGATCGCGGGCTGGCTTGGCATCGACTGGGGGCAGCGCGGGCCGATGAACGGACCCAATTCGGCGATCGCCAGCGTCCTCGCCTGCGGGGTGCCGATGGTGCTCTGGTCGGTCTTCGTCGACAAGGTCCACCGCAATCCGACGACGGGAATCGACTGGTCGCGGCGGCGCCCGTGGCGCGAGACGGTCGACATCAGCCTGACCAAGCTCACCGGCCTGTGGGCGACCTGGGCGCTGATCGCGGGCTTTTACCTGACGATGCGCTATTATTGGGAGGGGCGCTATGCCTTCTCGATGGACCTGCTCGAGCGCGCCGCGCCGTGGCTGCTGCTCGCGTCGATCCCCTATATGCTCTGGCTCGATCGCCGCTCGGTCGAACCGCGCGATGGCTGCTACGCTTTCGGCCGCTGGCTGATCGCGCCCGGAAATCGGAATGGCGGAGAGCCGGTCGACGGCCGCGCAATCGCGCATCATTTCCGCGCCTGGGCGGTGAAGGGCTTTTTCACCGCTTTCATGCTGTCGATCGTGCCGGGCAATTTCGCGGCGCTCGTCTCGGTCCCGATGCGCGATGTGCTCGCCAACCCCTATATGACCGGGCTGTGGGCGCTCAACCTGCTCTATCTGGTCGACGTCCATATCGCGACCGTCGGCTATATATTGACGATGAAGCCGCTCGATTCGCACATCCGCACCGCGAATCCCTATTTCATGAGCTGGATCGCGGCGCTTGTCTGCTACCCGCCCTTCATCCTGATGAGCGGCGGGCCGCTCGACTATCAGGTCAACGGCGCCGACTGGGGCTATTGGCTCAGCGGCCACGATAATCTGATGATGCTGTGGGGCGCGCTGCTGTTCGGGCTCGTCGCGGTCTATGCCTGGGCGACGATGGCCTTTGGCATCCGCTTTTCGAACCTGACGCACCGCGGCGTGATCACCCACGGCCCCTACAGGCTGACCCGCCACCCCGCCTATGTGTCGAAGAATCTGAGCTGGTGGGTCGGGTCGCTGCCGTTCCTGGTGACCGCGGGCGGCTGGACCGAGAGCTTGCGCAACACGCTGCTGCTCGCGGCGGTCAGCGGCATCTATTATTGGCGCGCCAAGACCGAGGAGAAGCATCTCCTCGCCGATCCCGCCTATGTCGCTTATTGGAGCTGGGCGCAGCGCCATGCGCCGGTGCCGCGCCTGTTCGCGAAACTGAGCGGGCGCGACCGCCCGCTGATCCGGCTGGAACCCGACCCGCGCGTGGGGCCGGTGGCGTGA
- a CDS encoding GFA family protein, whose protein sequence is MSKPIKGSCLCGTVSFAIDGKIGPVGQCHCSKCRKVSGTDGNAVFYTSVRSFRWLSGEKEISSFLVPGSDGWTSSFCPTCGSPAPHADRDGKIYFVPAGLLDDDPGFRGYAAHIFVGSKAPWVRLTDDAPQYVEGFGSPMVEDRERS, encoded by the coding sequence ATGTCGAAACCCATCAAGGGATCGTGCCTTTGCGGGACGGTGTCATTCGCGATCGACGGCAAGATCGGGCCGGTCGGGCAATGCCATTGCTCGAAATGCCGGAAAGTGTCGGGGACCGATGGCAATGCGGTGTTCTATACCTCGGTTCGCAGCTTTCGCTGGCTCAGCGGGGAGAAAGAGATCAGCAGCTTTCTGGTGCCGGGAAGCGATGGCTGGACGTCGAGTTTCTGCCCGACATGCGGAAGCCCGGCTCCGCACGCCGACCGCGACGGGAAAATCTATTTCGTGCCCGCGGGCCTGCTCGACGATGATCCGGGGTTTCGGGGCTATGCGGCGCATATCTTCGTCGGATCGAAAGCGCCGTGGGTGCGCCTTACCGACGACGCGCCGCAATATGTCGAGGGCTTCGGCTCGCCGATGGTGGAGGATCGCGAGCGCTCGTGA
- a CDS encoding YifB family Mg chelatase-like AAA ATPase, with the protein MVAIVSTVAYLGIEARGVEVQCQITPGVPRFVVVGLPDKAVGESRERVRAAIAAIGLALPPKVITVNLSPADLPKEGSHYDLPIALALLGAMGVIDAETLSAYVVVGELGLDGRVAPSPGVLLAAIHAGGAGRGLICPAAQGSEAAWAGHVEVIGAPDLLALLGHFKGHAILPPPPPGEVEPPVRAVDLAQVKGQESAKRALEIAAAGAHNLLMSGPPGSGKSLMAACMPGILPELTPAEALEVSMIASVAGGIEGGRLVRARPFRAPHHSASMPALVGGGLRVRPGEVSLAHLGVLFLDELPEFQRGVLDSLRQPLETGEVSVARANAHVTFPARFQLVAAMNPCRCGHLGDPALACSRAPRCAADYQAKLSGPLLDRIDLHVEVEAVSAADLVLPPPAEGSAEVAARVAAARDLQTERYAAHKARTNAEIDGDLLDAVATPDEAGRQLLAQAAAAMRLSARGYTRMLRVARTIADLAGAEMIGRIHIAEALSYRRQAPRN; encoded by the coding sequence TTGGTCGCGATCGTTTCAACCGTCGCCTATCTCGGCATCGAAGCGCGCGGGGTCGAGGTGCAGTGCCAGATCACCCCCGGCGTGCCGCGCTTCGTCGTCGTCGGCCTGCCCGACAAGGCGGTCGGCGAAAGCCGCGAGCGGGTGCGCGCCGCGATCGCCGCGATCGGCCTCGCGCTGCCGCCCAAGGTGATCACGGTCAATTTGTCGCCCGCCGACCTGCCCAAGGAAGGCTCGCATTACGACCTGCCGATCGCGCTTGCGCTGCTCGGCGCGATGGGGGTGATCGATGCCGAAACGCTGAGCGCCTATGTCGTGGTCGGCGAACTGGGCCTCGACGGTCGCGTCGCGCCGTCGCCGGGCGTGCTGCTCGCCGCGATCCATGCGGGCGGCGCCGGGCGCGGGCTGATCTGTCCGGCGGCGCAGGGATCGGAAGCGGCGTGGGCGGGGCATGTCGAGGTGATCGGCGCGCCCGACCTGCTGGCGCTGCTCGGCCATTTCAAAGGCCATGCGATCCTGCCGCCGCCACCGCCGGGCGAAGTCGAACCGCCGGTGCGCGCGGTCGATCTGGCGCAGGTCAAGGGGCAGGAAAGCGCGAAACGCGCGCTCGAAATCGCCGCGGCGGGGGCGCATAATCTACTGATGTCGGGGCCACCGGGGTCGGGCAAGTCGCTGATGGCGGCGTGCATGCCGGGTATCTTGCCCGAACTGACCCCTGCCGAAGCGCTCGAAGTGTCGATGATCGCCTCGGTCGCGGGTGGAATCGAGGGCGGGCGGCTCGTCCGTGCGCGGCCGTTTCGCGCACCCCATCATTCGGCGTCGATGCCCGCGCTCGTCGGCGGGGGCCTGCGCGTGCGTCCGGGCGAGGTCAGCCTCGCGCATCTTGGCGTCCTGTTCCTCGACGAGCTTCCCGAATTTCAGCGCGGGGTGCTCGACAGCCTGCGCCAGCCGCTCGAGACCGGCGAGGTCAGCGTCGCGCGCGCCAACGCGCATGTCACCTTTCCGGCGCGCTTTCAGCTTGTCGCGGCGATGAACCCGTGCCGCTGCGGTCATCTTGGCGATCCCGCGCTCGCGTGCAGCCGCGCGCCGCGCTGCGCCGCCGATTATCAGGCGAAGCTGTCGGGCCCCTTGCTCGACCGCATCGACCTGCACGTCGAGGTCGAGGCGGTGAGCGCCGCCGACCTCGTCCTGCCGCCGCCCGCCGAGGGCAGCGCCGAGGTCGCGGCGCGCGTCGCGGCGGCGCGCGATCTTCAGACCGAACGCTATGCCGCGCACAAGGCGCGCACCAATGCCGAGATCGACGGCGACCTGCTGGACGCGGTCGCGACCCCCGACGAGGCGGGGCGGCAATTGCTGGCGCAGGCGGCGGCGGCGATGCGGCTGTCGGCGCGTGGCTATACCCGCATGCTCCGCGTCGCGCGCACGATCGCCGACCTGGCGGGGGCGGAGATGATCGGCCGCATCCATATCGCCGAGGCGCTGAGTTATCGGCGGCAGGCCCCGCGCAATTGA
- a CDS encoding glutamate--cysteine ligase, which translates to MSTRTVSDHNDPIIESRDQLAVPMSNGEKPKERWRIGTEHEKFVYRTADHRAPSYDEPGGIRDLLMALTRFGWEPVYEGDKVIALSGSDGAVSLEPAGQLELSGAPLENLHQTCAETGRHLKQVKEIGAELGLGFLGLGMWPDKTRADLPRMPKGRYKIMLDHMPRVGTMGLDMMLRTCTIQTNLDYASEADMVQKFRVSLALQPLATALFAASPFTEGKPNGYMSYRSHIWTDTDPARTGMLPFVFEDGFGYDRYVDYMLDVPMYFVFRDGQYIDAAGQSFRAFLKGELPALPGELPRLSDWTDHLSTAFPEVRLKSFLEMRGADGGPWNRICALPALWVGLLYDQGALDAAWDLVKGWSIAEQQALRDAVPREGLGAPAPGGGTVGDLATRVLDIAAAGLAARGEVNSMGDNEVGFLEPLRRIAASGKAPAQDLLDRYEGPWGHDLSKIYDELSF; encoded by the coding sequence ATGAGCACGCGGACGGTTTCCGATCATAATGATCCCATCATCGAAAGCCGCGACCAGCTCGCGGTTCCCATGAGCAACGGCGAAAAGCCCAAAGAGCGCTGGCGCATCGGCACCGAGCACGAGAAATTCGTCTATCGCACCGCCGATCACCGCGCCCCCTCCTATGACGAGCCCGGCGGCATCCGCGACCTCTTGATGGCGCTCACCCGCTTTGGCTGGGAACCCGTTTACGAGGGCGATAAGGTCATCGCGCTGTCGGGCAGCGACGGCGCGGTCAGCCTCGAACCCGCGGGCCAGCTCGAACTCTCGGGCGCGCCGCTCGAAAATCTTCACCAGACCTGCGCCGAGACCGGCCGCCATCTGAAACAGGTCAAGGAAATCGGCGCCGAACTCGGCCTCGGCTTCCTCGGCCTCGGCATGTGGCCCGACAAGACGCGCGCCGACCTGCCGCGCATGCCCAAGGGGCGCTACAAGATCATGCTCGACCATATGCCGCGCGTCGGCACGATGGGGCTCGACATGATGCTGCGCACCTGCACGATCCAGACCAACCTCGACTATGCCAGCGAGGCCGACATGGTGCAGAAATTCCGCGTGTCGCTGGCGCTCCAGCCGCTCGCCACCGCGCTGTTCGCGGCCTCGCCCTTCACCGAGGGCAAGCCCAATGGCTATATGTCGTATCGCAGCCATATCTGGACCGACACCGACCCGGCGCGCACCGGCATGCTGCCCTTCGTGTTCGAGGACGGCTTTGGTTACGACCGCTATGTCGATTACATGCTCGACGTGCCGATGTATTTCGTCTTTCGCGACGGACAATATATCGACGCCGCGGGGCAGAGCTTCCGCGCCTTCCTGAAGGGCGAGCTTCCGGCGCTGCCGGGCGAGCTGCCGCGGCTGTCCGACTGGACCGACCATCTGTCGACCGCTTTCCCCGAGGTGCGGCTCAAAAGCTTCCTCGAAATGCGCGGCGCCGACGGCGGCCCGTGGAACCGCATCTGCGCGCTTCCCGCTTTGTGGGTCGGGCTGCTCTATGACCAGGGCGCGCTCGACGCCGCCTGGGATCTCGTCAAGGGGTGGAGCATCGCCGAGCAACAGGCGCTGCGCGACGCGGTGCCGCGCGAAGGGCTGGGCGCGCCGGCGCCGGGCGGCGGCACGGTCGGCGACCTCGCCACCCGCGTGCTCGACATCGCGGCGGCGGGCCTTGCCGCGCGCGGCGAGGTCAATTCGATGGGCGACAATGAAGTCGGCTTCCTCGAACCGCTCCGCCGCATCGCGGCAAGCGGCAAAGCCCCCGCGCAGGACCTGCTCGACCGCTACGAAGGTCCGTGGGGTCATGATCTGTCGAAAATCTATGACGAGCTGAGCTTCTGA
- a CDS encoding bactofilin family protein, with protein sequence MATGARHTTFSIIGSDVAITGNVAASVDLHVDGKIEGDLKCANLVQGEASEIKGAVTAETAKLAGLVDGSIEAKTLIVHASARITGDVFYENITIENGGKVEGKLSHRRAGAAKAPPPLEVIENKSVGL encoded by the coding sequence ATGGCGACCGGCGCGCGCCATACCACCTTCTCGATCATCGGGTCGGACGTCGCGATCACCGGCAATGTCGCGGCCAGCGTCGACCTGCATGTCGACGGCAAGATCGAGGGCGACCTCAAATGCGCGAACCTCGTCCAGGGCGAGGCGAGCGAGATCAAGGGTGCGGTCACGGCCGAGACCGCGAAGCTCGCGGGGCTCGTCGACGGATCGATCGAGGCCAAGACGCTGATCGTCCACGCCAGCGCGCGGATCACCGGCGACGTCTTTTACGAAAACATCACGATCGAAAATGGCGGCAAGGTCGAAGGCAAGCTGTCGCACCGCCGCGCCGGCGCCGCGAAAGCGCCGCCTCCGCTCGAAGTGATCGAGAACAAGTCGGTCGGCCTTTAG
- a CDS encoding GGDEF domain-containing protein — translation MTGGSIFLAKLGGRLALGFAMLVLALSAASAQAETLRVDRQLCYAQSAVSVPDNSVAALRFSCTGTPTDYHDATLWLRTDPARLPIARSDLALMVHQSRFDRLAVAFAYADGVVRWDEVRQGDYGSHWRAGGQIVFEAPERNVPLAGVTMRFDRLASLGLLRARLIPKTDAVVQSTGMAVAVGAALTLLLVSAIYSLSLAVAVRRQYLAWQAGWSAVMLLWGAVWSQAHLGLFPGLAGTVSAQIGTFLACSAIAIATASAVLAVEPGLVSRRLRAAALLLGTLLGLVGVPLALIRSESLPQWADMLALVILADLLAVAAYLGLAWRRGSVEARDFLAAWCLPMAVLAFVHVVDVDDGLWGGGSKIMVLLAATWQALWLSASATRRLALLRVERDRARASEAFAQQLARRDPLTGLLNRRGFVESVTPLLDRAHADDLAAALLVVDIDRFKSINDVHGHDIGDAVLCEVARRIERWEGPMCTVARLGGEEFGLLTVGMEGLVLARFAESVRRGIAACDHRAVIGEGTVTASVGVAEVRPASDFQQLYRLADEALYDAKRAGRDRVVVQRHFTDAAGAAGDSEAAALSN, via the coding sequence ATGACTGGGGGGAGCATTTTTCTGGCGAAGCTGGGCGGCCGGCTTGCGCTCGGCTTCGCGATGCTTGTCCTCGCGCTGTCGGCGGCGTCGGCGCAGGCCGAAACGCTGAGGGTCGATCGCCAGCTTTGCTATGCGCAAAGCGCGGTGAGCGTTCCCGACAACAGCGTCGCCGCGCTTCGCTTTTCCTGCACGGGAACCCCCACGGACTATCATGACGCCACGCTGTGGCTGCGAACCGACCCCGCGCGCCTGCCGATCGCGCGGAGCGACCTGGCGCTGATGGTCCACCAGTCGCGCTTCGATCGCCTCGCGGTCGCCTTTGCCTATGCCGATGGCGTGGTGCGCTGGGATGAGGTGCGGCAGGGCGATTATGGATCGCACTGGCGCGCCGGCGGGCAGATCGTGTTCGAGGCGCCCGAGCGGAACGTGCCGCTCGCCGGCGTGACGATGCGGTTCGACCGGCTCGCCAGCCTTGGCCTGCTGCGCGCGCGGCTGATCCCGAAGACCGATGCCGTCGTGCAGTCGACGGGGATGGCGGTCGCGGTCGGCGCCGCGCTGACGTTGCTGCTCGTCAGCGCAATCTACAGCCTGTCGCTCGCGGTCGCGGTGCGCCGTCAATATCTCGCGTGGCAGGCGGGCTGGTCGGCGGTCATGCTCTTGTGGGGCGCGGTCTGGTCGCAGGCGCATCTCGGCTTATTCCCCGGCCTTGCGGGCACGGTGTCGGCGCAGATTGGAACCTTTCTCGCGTGCAGCGCGATCGCCATCGCGACGGCCAGCGCGGTGCTGGCGGTCGAACCGGGGCTGGTGTCGCGGCGCTTGCGCGCCGCTGCGCTGCTGCTCGGCACGCTGCTTGGCCTGGTCGGCGTGCCGCTGGCGTTGATCCGCAGCGAAAGCCTGCCGCAATGGGCCGATATGCTGGCGCTGGTCATCCTCGCCGACCTGCTCGCGGTCGCCGCCTATCTGGGCTTGGCCTGGCGCCGCGGCTCGGTCGAGGCGCGCGATTTCCTCGCCGCCTGGTGTCTGCCGATGGCGGTGCTGGCCTTTGTCCATGTCGTCGATGTCGATGACGGGCTGTGGGGCGGGGGTTCGAAGATCATGGTGCTGCTCGCCGCGACCTGGCAGGCGCTATGGCTGTCGGCGTCGGCGACGCGGCGGCTTGCGCTGCTCCGGGTCGAGCGCGACCGCGCGCGCGCCTCCGAAGCCTTTGCCCAGCAACTGGCGCGTCGCGATCCGCTGACCGGCCTGCTCAATCGGCGCGGCTTCGTCGAAAGCGTGACGCCGCTTCTCGATCGCGCGCATGCCGACGATCTGGCGGCGGCGCTGCTGGTCGTCGACATCGACCGTTTCAAGTCGATCAACGACGTCCATGGCCACGACATTGGCGATGCGGTGCTGTGCGAGGTCGCGCGCCGGATCGAACGCTGGGAGGGGCCGATGTGCACCGTCGCGCGGCTCGGCGGCGAGGAATTCGGGCTGCTGACGGTGGGGATGGAAGGGCTCGTCCTCGCGCGCTTCGCCGAAAGCGTGCGGCGCGGCATCGCCGCCTGCGATCATCGCGCGGTGATCGGCGAAGGAACGGTGACCGCCAGCGTCGGCGTCGCCGAAGTGCGTCCGGCGAGCGATTTCCAGCAATTATACCGGCTCGCCGATGAAGCGCTGTATGACGCCAAGCGCGCCGGGCGCGATCGCGTCGTCGTGCAGCGCCATTTCACCGATGCCGCGGGCGCGGCCGGGGACAGCGAGGCGGCAGCGCTGTCGAACTGA
- a CDS encoding TetR/AcrR family transcriptional regulator — MTATHTSSIPPARTPRGSARAKLIAAAHQEVRRQGYSATTVDQICAAAGVTKGAFFHHFESKEALAVAAAEAWTDRARPMFDMLPHTKLEDPLDRLLGHIDFRFSLLHGPVDGFTCFIGTMVQDAYATSEPIRLACEASIAAYCDALAPDIDAAMAAYGAPAGMTALDLARHIQSVLQGGFVLAKTTNDSAIARESVTHLTRYVRMIFGRA; from the coding sequence ATGACCGCGACTCACACCTCCTCCATTCCCCCCGCCCGCACCCCGCGCGGCAGCGCGCGCGCCAAGCTGATCGCCGCGGCGCATCAGGAGGTGCGGCGGCAGGGCTATTCGGCGACCACGGTCGATCAGATCTGCGCCGCCGCCGGCGTCACCAAGGGCGCCTTCTTCCACCATTTCGAATCGAAGGAAGCGCTCGCCGTCGCCGCCGCCGAGGCGTGGACCGATCGCGCCCGCCCGATGTTCGACATGCTGCCGCATACCAAGCTCGAGGATCCGCTCGACCGCCTGCTCGGCCATATCGATTTCCGCTTTTCGCTGCTCCACGGCCCGGTCGACGGCTTCACCTGCTTCATCGGGACGATGGTGCAGGACGCCTATGCGACCAGCGAGCCGATCCGCCTCGCCTGCGAAGCGAGCATCGCCGCTTATTGCGACGCGCTGGCGCCCGATATCGACGCGGCGATGGCCGCCTATGGCGCCCCCGCCGGCATGACCGCGCTCGATCTGGCGCGCCATATCCAGTCGGTGCTGCAGGGCGGCTTCGTCCTGGCGAAAACGACGAACGATTCGGCGATTGCCCGGGAAAGCGTCACCCATCTGACGCGTTATGTCCGCATGATCTTCGGGCGGGCCTGA
- a CDS encoding M23 family metallopeptidase, with product MSSQSSGLRHWRERFSALFQDHEIFIRTHGHVRFLRISAVWQKRVALIAGLVLFAWAGVTLAVFVNQLLTSGERAEVAAKQAATAASEARIAKYRDRVAEIAADLDERQGQLEEWKKDYFGDEPLPTDAKSAAAADAPADPAAKPLETSAIDPRLPPEAQALARLEARQEAFSAHLLAAVKGRAAKAEVAVAQLGLDPTALVRNAAAGRGGPFIPFRGRPGQADALGKSFAALEGALFRMEVLERTLVAIPSGQPAHVLMLSSSYGYRSDPFTGAGAMHAGLDFPGPLGTPILAAAPGRVTFVGQKSGYGNVVEVDHGQGILTRYAHLSGFTSRVGEQVAAGQQIAKMGSTGRSTGSHLHFEVRLNGVAVNPRRFLEAKADVLEVKADARQRVGALAAAAPARRGAR from the coding sequence TTGTCTTCGCAATCATCGGGTCTGCGCCATTGGCGCGAGCGCTTTTCGGCGCTGTTTCAGGACCATGAAATCTTTATCCGCACGCACGGCCATGTGCGTTTCCTGCGCATCAGCGCGGTGTGGCAAAAGCGCGTCGCGTTGATCGCCGGGCTTGTCCTCTTCGCTTGGGCGGGGGTCACTCTCGCGGTGTTCGTCAACCAGCTCCTCACCTCGGGCGAGCGCGCCGAAGTCGCCGCCAAGCAGGCCGCCACCGCGGCTTCCGAAGCCCGGATCGCCAAATATCGCGACCGCGTCGCCGAGATCGCCGCCGACCTCGACGAGCGCCAGGGCCAGCTCGAGGAATGGAAGAAGGATTATTTCGGCGACGAACCGCTGCCGACCGACGCCAAGAGCGCGGCGGCCGCCGACGCCCCAGCCGACCCCGCCGCCAAGCCGCTCGAAACCAGCGCGATCGACCCGCGCCTGCCGCCCGAGGCGCAGGCGCTCGCGCGCCTCGAAGCGCGACAGGAAGCCTTTTCGGCGCACCTGCTCGCGGCGGTCAAGGGGCGCGCCGCCAAGGCGGAGGTCGCGGTCGCGCAGCTCGGGCTCGATCCGACCGCGCTCGTCCGCAACGCCGCGGCCGGCCGCGGCGGCCCCTTCATTCCCTTTCGCGGGCGCCCCGGTCAGGCCGACGCGCTCGGCAAGAGCTTCGCGGCGCTCGAGGGCGCGCTGTTCCGCATGGAGGTGCTCGAACGCACGCTCGTCGCCATCCCGTCGGGCCAGCCCGCGCATGTGCTGATGCTCTCGTCGAGCTATGGCTATCGCAGCGACCCGTTCACCGGGGCGGGCGCGATGCACGCGGGGCTCGACTTCCCCGGCCCGCTCGGCACCCCGATCCTCGCCGCCGCGCCCGGCCGCGTCACCTTCGTCGGGCAGAAGTCGGGCTATGGCAATGTCGTCGAGGTCGATCACGGCCAGGGCATCCTCACCCGCTACGCGCATCTGTCGGGGTTCACCTCGCGGGTCGGCGAGCAGGTCGCCGCCGGTCAGCAGATCGCCAAAATGGGCTCGACCGGCCGTTCGACCGGCAGCCATTTGCATTTCGAAGTCCGTCTGAACGGCGTCGCGGTCAACCCGCGCCGCTTCCTGGAGGCCAAAGCCGATGTTCTTGAAGTCAAAGCCGACGCCCGACAGCGAGTCGGCGCCCTCGCTGCCGCCGCCCCCGCCCGCCGCGGCGCCCGCTAA